In one Drosophila pseudoobscura strain MV-25-SWS-2005 chromosome X, UCI_Dpse_MV25, whole genome shotgun sequence genomic region, the following are encoded:
- the LOC6901772 gene encoding uncharacterized protein codes for MENGPSSPPLQVDQIPPRTEPLKLHNSREIVKQGLYQLRKVDTVQDLSRAGIDPAMPADQPSGSSMYKDADDVGEVASSSSLGSATEFKDLDDDVSKDEFMDCENF; via the coding sequence ATGGAAAACGGCCCTTCTTCTCCCCCGCTCCAAGTGGACCAAATCCCACCTCGCACCGAACCCCTGAAGCTCCATAACTCCCGAGAGATCGTCAAGCAAGGGCTCTACCAGCTACGCAAAGTGGATACGGTGCAGGACCTGTCACGTGCTGGCATTGACCCAGCCATGCCCGCTGATCAACCGAGTGGATCCTCGATGTATAAGGATGCTGACGATGTGGGCGAGGTAGCCTCTTCCTCTTCTCTTGGCTCAGCCACTGAGTTCAAAGATTTGGACGACGATGTATCCAAAGACGAGTTTATGGACTGTGAAAACTTCTAG